One part of the Marichromatium purpuratum 984 genome encodes these proteins:
- the glgB gene encoding 1,4-alpha-glucan branching protein GlgB: MATATQAVRALPDPLQRIVEARHHDPFSVLGRHLDEHGGLVVHVFLPRAERVRLVEAAAAMTRIEGTDLFIWRGVPEALPERYQLEWEDAAGVVHRSHDPYCLPPQLGDFDLHLFGEGRHWHAYRFLGAHLHQVDGIAGVRFAVWAPNAARVSVVGDFNAWDGRAHPMRVRGGSGVWELFIPELGPGGLYKYEIRDRQGNVQVKIDPYAQAFQERPETAGHLCPETRYRWGDAGWMRARATADWQQRPFSVYEVHLGSWQRDADGGFLNYRVLAKQIGDYVEALGFTHVELLPITEHPLDASWGYQCTGYFAPTSRFGSPDDFRFFVDHLHQRGIGVLLDWVPAHFPKDAYALARFDGTALYEHADPRLGEHKDWGTLIFNFGRNEVKNFLLSSALYWLEEFHLDGLRVDAVASMLYLDYSRDAGEWIPNKYGGNENLEAVEFLRELNSVTHERHPGTLMIAEESTSWPAVSRPTYLGGLGFSMKWNMGWMHDTLSYMSKDPIYRHFHHDLLTFGLLYAFTENFVLPFSHDEVVHGKGSMIDKMPGDGWQKFASLRLLYTLMFSYPGKKLLFQGCEFAQGREWRFDDALDWELLERPQHQGIKRLVSDLNHCHRTLPALHQQDFASEGFEWIDCHDSSQSVLSYLRKDRNGETLAVGVFNFTPVPREHYRIGVPEAGFYRELINSDAELYGGSNVGNQGGVETEAVSWMGRPYSIPIALPPLGGLILVRESQAEAPEAGARGDTADSEVSAA; the protein is encoded by the coding sequence ATGGCAACCGCAACCCAGGCCGTGCGGGCCCTTCCCGATCCCCTGCAACGCATCGTCGAGGCGCGTCATCACGACCCCTTCAGCGTGCTCGGGCGCCATCTCGATGAGCACGGCGGTCTGGTGGTGCATGTCTTCCTGCCGCGCGCCGAGCGGGTGCGGCTGGTCGAGGCCGCTGCCGCGATGACCCGGATCGAGGGCACCGATCTGTTCATCTGGCGCGGCGTGCCCGAGGCGCTGCCCGAGCGCTATCAGCTCGAGTGGGAGGATGCTGCCGGGGTGGTGCATCGCAGCCACGACCCCTACTGTCTCCCGCCACAGCTCGGCGACTTCGATCTCCATCTGTTCGGCGAGGGGCGTCACTGGCACGCCTATCGTTTCCTCGGCGCGCATCTCCACCAGGTCGACGGCATCGCCGGAGTGCGCTTTGCGGTGTGGGCGCCGAATGCCGCGCGGGTGAGTGTGGTCGGCGACTTCAACGCCTGGGACGGGCGCGCCCATCCGATGCGGGTGCGCGGTGGCTCCGGGGTGTGGGAGCTGTTCATCCCCGAACTCGGTCCCGGCGGTCTCTACAAGTACGAGATCCGCGACCGTCAGGGCAATGTCCAGGTCAAGATCGACCCTTACGCCCAGGCCTTCCAGGAGCGGCCCGAGACCGCTGGCCATCTCTGCCCGGAGACCCGCTATCGCTGGGGTGACGCCGGCTGGATGCGCGCCCGTGCCACGGCCGACTGGCAACAGCGCCCGTTCTCGGTCTACGAGGTGCACCTCGGTTCCTGGCAACGTGATGCCGACGGTGGTTTTCTCAACTATCGCGTACTGGCCAAGCAGATCGGCGACTATGTCGAGGCGCTCGGCTTCACCCATGTTGAGCTGCTGCCGATCACCGAACATCCGCTCGATGCCTCCTGGGGCTATCAGTGCACCGGCTATTTCGCCCCGACCTCGCGTTTCGGCTCGCCCGATGACTTCCGCTTCTTCGTCGATCATCTCCATCAGCGCGGTATCGGTGTGCTACTCGACTGGGTGCCGGCGCACTTCCCCAAGGACGCCTACGCCCTGGCGCGCTTCGACGGCACCGCGCTCTACGAACACGCTGATCCGCGGCTCGGCGAGCACAAGGACTGGGGCACGCTGATCTTCAACTTCGGTCGCAACGAGGTGAAGAACTTCCTGCTCTCGAGCGCGCTCTACTGGCTCGAGGAGTTCCATCTCGACGGGCTGCGGGTCGATGCCGTGGCCTCGATGCTCTATCTCGACTACTCACGCGACGCCGGCGAGTGGATCCCCAACAAGTACGGCGGCAACGAGAATCTGGAGGCGGTGGAGTTCCTGCGTGAACTCAACAGCGTCACCCATGAGCGTCATCCCGGTACCCTGATGATCGCCGAGGAGTCGACCTCCTGGCCGGCGGTGTCGCGCCCGACCTATCTCGGCGGGCTCGGCTTCAGCATGAAGTGGAACATGGGCTGGATGCACGACACCCTGTCCTACATGTCCAAGGACCCGATCTATCGCCACTTCCATCATGACCTGCTGACCTTCGGCCTGCTCTATGCCTTCACCGAGAACTTCGTGCTGCCCTTCTCCCACGACGAGGTGGTGCACGGCAAGGGTTCGATGATCGACAAGATGCCGGGCGACGGCTGGCAGAAATTCGCCAGCCTGCGTCTGCTCTATACCCTGATGTTCAGCTATCCGGGCAAGAAGCTGCTGTTCCAGGGCTGCGAGTTCGCCCAGGGGCGCGAGTGGCGCTTCGACGACGCGCTCGACTGGGAGCTGCTCGAGCGGCCGCAGCATCAGGGCATCAAGCGTCTGGTGAGCGATCTCAACCACTGCCATCGCACGCTGCCGGCACTCCATCAGCAGGATTTCGCCAGCGAGGGCTTCGAGTGGATCGACTGTCACGACAGCTCGCAGTCGGTGCTGAGCTATCTGCGCAAGGACCGCAACGGCGAGACCCTGGCGGTGGGGGTGTTCAACTTCACCCCGGTGCCGCGCGAGCACTATCGCATCGGTGTCCCCGAGGCCGGCTTCTATCGTGAGCTGATCAACTCCGACGCCGAACTCTATGGCGGCAGCAACGTCGGCAACCAGGGCGGTGTCGAGACCGAGGCGGTGAGCTGGATGGGGCGCCCCTATTCGATCCCGATCGCCTTGCCCCCGCTCGGTGGCCTGATCCTGGTGC
- the glgC gene encoding glucose-1-phosphate adenylyltransferase, with amino-acid sequence MPHSNPRFISRLTRNTLALILAGGRGSRLKQLTTWGSKPAVPFGGKFRIIDFPLSNCINSGIRRIGVLTQYKAHSLILHIQKGWGFLRGEFGEFVELWPAQQRVTENSWYAGTADAVYQNLDIIRDHDPDYVLILAGDHIYKMDYGAMIAFHVESGADMTVGCLEVETERAREFGVMEVDAGHRVRGFEEKPAEPKPIPGAPGRCFASMGIYVFNRDFLFEQLQKDADTRGSSRDFGKDIIPSVIKQYRVMAYTFRDPVSGEQAYWRDVGTLDAFWEANLELIGVTPPLNLYDKGWPIWTYQEQLPPAKFVFDDEDRRGMAVDSMVSGGCIISEAKVRHSLLFSNVRVNSFAYVEDSVVLPDVDIGRNCTIRNAIIERYCQLEEGTVIGLDPEADRRAGYQVTDSGITLVTPEMLGQNANHVR; translated from the coding sequence ATGCCCCACAGCAACCCCCGTTTCATCAGCCGTCTCACCCGCAATACCCTGGCGCTGATCCTGGCTGGCGGACGGGGATCCCGCCTCAAGCAGCTCACCACCTGGGGTTCCAAGCCAGCGGTGCCCTTCGGCGGCAAGTTCCGCATCATCGACTTCCCGCTGTCGAACTGCATCAACTCAGGGATCCGTCGCATCGGCGTGCTCACCCAATACAAGGCGCATTCGCTGATCCTGCACATCCAGAAGGGCTGGGGCTTCCTGCGCGGCGAGTTCGGCGAATTCGTCGAGCTGTGGCCGGCGCAGCAGCGCGTGACCGAGAACTCCTGGTACGCCGGCACCGCCGATGCGGTCTACCAGAACCTCGACATCATCCGCGACCACGACCCCGACTATGTGCTGATCCTCGCCGGCGACCACATCTACAAGATGGACTATGGCGCGATGATCGCCTTCCACGTCGAGTCGGGCGCCGACATGACCGTCGGCTGTCTCGAGGTCGAGACCGAGCGCGCCCGCGAATTCGGAGTGATGGAGGTCGACGCCGGCCATCGGGTACGTGGCTTCGAGGAGAAACCCGCCGAGCCCAAGCCGATCCCCGGCGCGCCCGGACGGTGCTTCGCCTCGATGGGGATCTACGTCTTCAACCGCGACTTCCTCTTCGAGCAGCTGCAGAAGGACGCCGACACCCGTGGCTCGAGCCGCGACTTCGGCAAGGACATCATCCCCTCGGTGATCAAGCAGTACCGGGTGATGGCCTATACCTTCCGCGACCCGGTCAGCGGCGAGCAGGCCTACTGGCGCGACGTCGGCACCCTCGATGCCTTCTGGGAGGCCAATCTCGAGCTGATCGGCGTCACCCCGCCGCTCAACCTCTATGACAAGGGTTGGCCGATCTGGACCTATCAGGAGCAATTGCCGCCGGCCAAGTTCGTCTTCGACGACGAGGACCGACGCGGCATGGCGGTCGACTCCATGGTCTCGGGCGGCTGCATCATCTCCGAGGCCAAGGTGCGTCACTCGCTGCTGTTCTCCAACGTGCGAGTGAACTCTTTCGCCTATGTCGAGGACTCAGTGGTGCTGCCCGACGTCGACATCGGTCGCAATTGCACCATCCGCAACGCCATCATCGAACGCTACTGCCAGCTCGAGGAAGGCACCGTGATCGGACTCGACCCCGAGGCCGACCGTCGCGCCGGCTACCAGGTCACCGACAGTGGCATCACCCTGGTGACCCCGGAGATGCTCGGGCAGAACGCCAACCACGTGCGATGA